The following proteins are encoded in a genomic region of Mobula hypostoma chromosome 23, sMobHyp1.1, whole genome shotgun sequence:
- the LOC134336653 gene encoding E3 ubiquitin-protein ligase TRIM50-like: MAAKQNFQCLEDQLLCPICLEVFKQPLMLQCGHSYCKNCVLSLSSNLDNYFTCPVCRKTVDCSSSSPNVSLARVIDTLTVISGSSGNQENCRDHHNPLSLYCENDQQIICGLCGIIGQHKQHKLTPLSSVYGRMKEQLALLITEAQMQKNNMERHINKLKHNRARIMNESDVCKLVIQKEFQELRSFVDEEEASFIQSIQLKCTTAVETIDEQLEETSKILKQLKEVEVSLKKLGNENHLDFIRDYNSIASRCQQTPQPESDKTFSTISFKPGFRHDDIKLTVWKRLQKRILPEPEELKLDSSTAHPLLIITNGSTRVECGTYLKRLSLVQERFDYNTCILANKGFSSGKHYWQVIVNDKMRWRLGVIKGTTGRKGKLNKTPENGVWMIGVKEGKIYEAYQNPKIQLSILVRPQKIGVFLDYEGGRLSFYNVDNPDELSLLYVFDTVFQGKIYPIFDLCCVDKSNDTAPITLCRV; encoded by the exons ATGGCAGCAAAGCAGAATTTCCAGTGCTTGGAGGACCAGCTGTTGTGCCCTATTTGTCTGGAGGTCTTCAAGCAGCCCTTGATGCTCCAGTGCGGTCATAGCTACTGCAAGAACTGTGTCCTCTCTCTTTCCTCAAACCTGGACAACTACTTTACTTGCCCCGTGTGTCGGAAGACAGTGGACTGCAGCAGCTCTTCCCCAAACGTCTCACTGGCACGTGTTATTGACACCTTGACAGTAATAAGTGGATCCAGCGGTAATCAGGAAAACTGCAGGGATCACCATAACCCCCTGAGCCTCTACTGCGAAAATGACCAGCAGATAATATGTGGGCTCTGCGGAATCATAGGACAACACAAGCAACATAAATTAACCCCCCTCTCCAGTGTGTATGGGAGGATGAAG GAACAACTTGCTTTGCTTATAACAGAAGCTCAGATGCAAAAGAACAACATGGAGAGACACATAAACAAATTAAAACACAACAGAGCCCGTATTATG AATGAATCTGATGTCTGCAAATTGGTGATTCAGAAAGAGTTCCAGGAACTTAGAAGTTTTGTTGATGAGGAAGAGGCCAGCTTCATTCAGTCCATTCAGCTAAAGTGCACCACAGCCGTTGAGACAATTGATGAACAATTGGAAGAGACGTCCAAAATACTAAAGCAGTTGAAGGAAGTTGAGGTTTCATTGAAAAAATTGGGCAATGAAAATCACTTAGATTTCATACGG GACTACAATTCGATTGCCTCAAG ATGCCAACAGACACCACAGCCAGAGTCAGACAAAACCTTCAGTACCATCTCCTTCAAGCCTGGCTTTAGGCATGATGACATCAAACTTACAGTTTGGAAAAGACTGCAGAAGCGGATTTTACCAG AACCAGAGGAACTAAAATTAGATTCTAGCACCGCGCACCCGCTGTTGATCATAACCAATGGTAGTACCAGGGTAGAATGTGGAACATACCTCAAGCGTTTGTCGTTGGTGCAGGAACGATTCGACTACAACACCTGCATTCTTGCCAACAAAGGTTTTTCCTCAGGCAAGCACTACTGGCAAGTGATTGTCAATGACAAGATGAGATGGCGCCTTGGCGTTATCAAAGGTACCACAGGACGCAAAGGGAAGTTGAACAAGACTCCAGAGAATGGTGTCTGGATGATTGGAGTGAAGGAAGGGAAGATTTATGAGGCATACCAGAACCCCAAAATCCAGCTTTCAATCTTAGTGAGGCCTCAGAAGATCGGTGTGTTTCTTGATTATGAGGGAGGGCGACTTTCATTCTATAACGTGGACAATCCAGACGAGCTGAGTTTGCTCTATGTATTTGATACAGTCTTTCAAGGAAAGATTTATCCAATTTTTGACCTTTGCTGCGTTGACAAAAGTAATGACACAGCACCT